The following coding sequences lie in one Phaenicophaeus curvirostris isolate KB17595 chromosome 5, BPBGC_Pcur_1.0, whole genome shotgun sequence genomic window:
- the CTNND1 gene encoding catenin delta-1 isoform X5, protein MQDPGQIVEETYTMEEDPEGAMSVVSVETSDDGTTRRTETTVKKVVKTVTTRTVQQMPVGPDGLPLETSPVPSGYVQTMDRNFRKNGNGGPGGYLSQLGTATLPRNYHYPDGYGRPYEDGYPSSDHSYGSLSRVTRIDERYRPSMDSYRAPSRQDIYGPQPQVRVGGSNMDLNHFHPEPYGLEDDQRSVGFEDVDYGLMSDYGTARRAGTPSDARRRLRSYEDMPMDEVAPDRYYWAPLAQHERGSLASLDSLRKGGPAPGNWRQPELPEVIAMLSFRLDAVKSNAAAYLQHLCYRNDKVKTEVRKLKGIPVLVGLLDHPKKEVHYGACGALKNISFGKDQDNKIAIKNCDGVPALVRLLRKAHDMDLTEVITGTLWNLSSHDSIKMAIVDHALHALTDEVIIPHSGWEREPSEDSKPRHIEWELVLTNTAGCLRNVSSERSEARRKLRECDGLVDALIYIVQSEIGQKDSDSKLVENCVCLLRNLSYQVHREIPHAERYQETPLAPANNTGPHPASCFGAKKGKDEWFSRGKKLPEDPGADTVDFPKRTTPAKGYELLFQPEVVRIYISLLKESKTPAILEASAGAIQNLCAGSWTYGRYIRSALRQEKGLSAIADLLTHDSERVVKAASGALRNLAVDLRNKELIGKHAIPNLVKNLPGGQQTPAKNLSEDTVVSLLSTINEVIVDNLEAAKKLRETQGIEKLVLINKSGNRSEREVRAAALVLQTVWGYKELRKPLEKEGWKKSDFQVNLSNASRTQGGNSFDDSTLPLIDRNQKSDKKSSREEIQMSNMGPDNYSTLNERDHSRTLDRSGDLRDMEPVKAAPLMPLGGLILGQPGPLASSTAAPPCSGTDNSSPCPPPPPSSRE, encoded by the exons ATGCAGGACCCAGGCCAGATCGTGGAGGAGACGTACACCATGGAGGAAGACCCAGAAGGTGCCATGTCAGTCGTGTCTGTGGAGACATCAGACGATGGGACAACCCGGCGGACAGAGACCACG GTGAAGAAAGTGGTGAAGACTGTGACCACGCGGACAGTGCAGCAGATGCCGGTGGGGCCTGATGGGCTGCCCTTGGAAACCTCCCCTGTCCCCAGCGGTTATGTCCAGACCATGGACAGGAACTTCCGCAAGAATGGCAACGGGGGCCCCGGTGGCTACCTGAGCCAGCTGGGAACCGCCACCCTCCCTCGCAACTACCACTACCCTGATGGCTACGGCCGCCCCTATGAGGACGGCTACCCCAGCAGCGACCACAGCTATGGCAGCCTGTCCCGTGTTACCCGCATTGATGAGCGCTACCGCCCCTCTATGGACTCCTACCGTGCCCCCAGCCGCCAGGACATCtatggcccccagccccaggtgcGCGTTGGGGGCAGCAACATGGACCTCAACCACTTCCACCCTGAGCCCTATGGCCTGGAGGATGACCAGCGCAGTGTTGGCTTTGAGGACGTAGACTACGGGCTTATGTCTGACTACGGCACAGCCAGGCGGGCAGGGACCCCATCAGATGCGCGGCGGCGGCTCAG GAGCTATGAAGACATGCCGATGGACGAGGTGGCCCCTGACCGGTACTACTGGGCCCCCCTGGCTCAGCATGAGCGCGGCAGCCTGGCTAGCCTTGACAGCCTGCGGAAAGGAGGTCCAGCCCCCGGGAACTGGCGCCAGCCAGAGCTGCCGGAGGTGATAGCCATGCTGAGCTTCCGGCTGGACGCCGTCAAGTCTAATGCAGCTGCCtacctgcagcatctctgctaCCGCAACGACAAGGTGAAGACGGAGGTGCGGAAGCTGAAGGGCATTCCGGTGCTAGTGGGGCTGCTGGACCACCCCAAGAAGGAGGTGCACTACGGTGCCTGTGGAGCCCTCAAGAACATCTCTTTCGGCAAGGACCAGGACAACAAGATTGCTATCAAGAACTGCGATGGGGTGCCTGCCCTGGTGCGCCTGCTGCGTAAGGCCCACGACATGGACCTTACAGAGGTCATCACAG GAACACTGTGGAACCTGTCCTCGCATGACTCCATCAAGATGGCCATTGTGGATCATGCGCTACACGCCCTGACCGACGAGGTGATCATTCCCCACTCCGGCTGGGAACGGGAACCGAGCGAGGACTCAAAACCCCGCCACATTGAGTGGGAGTTGGTGCTCACAAACACCGCTGGCTGCCTTAG GAACGTGAGCTCAGAGCGCAGCGAGGCCCGTCGGAAGCTGCGGGAATGTGATGGGCTGGTGGATGCCCTGATCTACATCGTCCAGTCAGAGATTGGCCAGAAGGACTCAGACAGCAAG CTGGTAGAGAACTGTGTTTGCCTGCTGAGAAACTTGTCCTACCAAGTGCACCGTGAGATCCCCCATGCCGAGCGCTACCAGGAGACACCTCTGGCCCCTGCCAACAACACTGGGCCCCATCCTGCGAGCTGCTTCGGGGCCAAGAAGGGTAAAG ACGAGTGGTTCTCCAGAG GTAAAAAGCTCCCAGAAGACCCTGGTGCCGATACGGTGGATTTTCCCAAAAGAACAACTCCAGCCAAAG GCTATGAGCTGCTCTTCCAGCCAGAAGTGGTCCGGATATACATCTCCCTTCTAAAGGAAAGCAAGACTCCAGCCATCCTCGAGGCTTCGGCAGGAGCCATCCAGAACCTGTGCGCTGGCAGTTGGACG TATGGCCGGTACATCCGCTCAGCGCTGCGCCAGGAGAAAGGACTCTCCGCCATTGCAGACCTCCTGACCCACGACAGCGAGCGTGTGGTGAAAGCGGCATCTGGAGCCCTGCGCAACCTGGCTGTCGACTTGCGTAACAAGGAGTTGATAG GGAAACATGCCATCCCCAACCTAGTGAAGAACCTGCCTGGAGGCCAACAGACCCCGGCCAAAAACCTCTCTGAGGACACAGTAGTGTCGCTTCTCAGCACCATCAATGAAGTAATTGTGGACAACCTTGAGGCGGCCAAGAAGCTGCGGGAAACGCAGGGGATCGAAAAGTTGGTGCTGATCAACAAGTCTGG AAACCGCTCAGAGAGAGAAGTCCGAGCAGCCGCTCTCGTCTTGCAGACAGTCTGGGGATATAAAGAGCTGCGGAAGCCTCTGGAGAAGGAAGGCTGGAAGAAGTCAGATTTCCAG gtgaaCCTGAGCAATGCCTCTCGGACCCAGGGAGGCAACTCCTTTGATGACAGCACCTTGCCTCTCATTGACAGGAACCAAAAATCTG ACAAGAAATCCTCCCGGGAGGAGATCCAGATGAGCAACATGGGACCAG ACAACTATTCCACGCTTAACGAACGGGACCACAGCAGGACACTGGACCGGTCTGGTGACCTCAGAGATATGGAGCCAGTGAAGGCAGCGCCATTGATG CCGCTCGGTGGCCTCATCCTGGGGCAGCCCGGCCCCTTGGCCTCCTCAACCGCTGCACCTCCCTGCTCTGGGACCGATAACTCTTCTCCCtgtcctccaccacctccttcctCCAGAGAGTAA
- the CTNND1 gene encoding catenin delta-1 isoform X1, which translates to MDDSEVESTASILASVKEQEAQFEKLTRALEEERRHVSAQLERVRVSPQDAGLGLANGTLTRRHQNGRFLGDADLERQKYSDLKLNGPQDHSHVVYSTIPRMQDPGQIVEETYTMEEDPEGAMSVVSVETSDDGTTRRTETTVKKVVKTVTTRTVQQMPVGPDGLPLETSPVPSGYVQTMDRNFRKNGNGGPGGYLSQLGTATLPRNYHYPDGYGRPYEDGYPSSDHSYGSLSRVTRIDERYRPSMDSYRAPSRQDIYGPQPQVRVGGSNMDLNHFHPEPYGLEDDQRSVGFEDVDYGLMSDYGTARRAGTPSDARRRLRSYEDMPMDEVAPDRYYWAPLAQHERGSLASLDSLRKGGPAPGNWRQPELPEVIAMLSFRLDAVKSNAAAYLQHLCYRNDKVKTEVRKLKGIPVLVGLLDHPKKEVHYGACGALKNISFGKDQDNKIAIKNCDGVPALVRLLRKAHDMDLTEVITGTLWNLSSHDSIKMAIVDHALHALTDEVIIPHSGWEREPSEDSKPRHIEWELVLTNTAGCLRNVSSERSEARRKLRECDGLVDALIYIVQSEIGQKDSDSKLVENCVCLLRNLSYQVHREIPHAERYQETPLAPANNTGPHPASCFGAKKGKDEWFSRGKKLPEDPGADTVDFPKRTTPAKGYELLFQPEVVRIYISLLKESKTPAILEASAGAIQNLCAGSWTYGRYIRSALRQEKGLSAIADLLTHDSERVVKAASGALRNLAVDLRNKELIGKHAIPNLVKNLPGGQQTPAKNLSEDTVVSLLSTINEVIVDNLEAAKKLRETQGIEKLVLINKSGNRSEREVRAAALVLQTVWGYKELRKPLEKEGWKKSDFQVNLSNASRTQGGNSFDDSTLPLIDRNQKSDKKSSREEIQMSNMGPDNYSTLNERDHSRTLDRSGDLRDMEPVKAAPLMPLGGLILGQPGPLASSTAAPPCSGTDNSSPCPPPPPSSRE; encoded by the exons ATGGACGACTCGGAAGTGGAGTCGACCGCCAGCATCCTTGCCTCTGTCAAGGAGCAGGAGGCACAGTTCGAGAAGCTGACCCGGGCGCTTGAGGAGGAGCGGCGCCATGTCTCAGCCCAGCTGGAACGAGTCCGGGTCTCCCCACAGGACGCTGGCCTGGGCTTGGCCAACGGCACGCTCACCCGGCGGCACCAG AACGGCCGTTTCCTGGGCGATGCTGACCTGGAGCGGCAGAAATACTCAGATCTGAAGCTGAACGGGCCGCAG GACCACAGCCACGTCGTGTACAGCACCATCCCCAGGATGCAGGACCCAGGCCAGATCGTGGAGGAGACGTACACCATGGAGGAAGACCCAGAAGGTGCCATGTCAGTCGTGTCTGTGGAGACATCAGACGATGGGACAACCCGGCGGACAGAGACCACG GTGAAGAAAGTGGTGAAGACTGTGACCACGCGGACAGTGCAGCAGATGCCGGTGGGGCCTGATGGGCTGCCCTTGGAAACCTCCCCTGTCCCCAGCGGTTATGTCCAGACCATGGACAGGAACTTCCGCAAGAATGGCAACGGGGGCCCCGGTGGCTACCTGAGCCAGCTGGGAACCGCCACCCTCCCTCGCAACTACCACTACCCTGATGGCTACGGCCGCCCCTATGAGGACGGCTACCCCAGCAGCGACCACAGCTATGGCAGCCTGTCCCGTGTTACCCGCATTGATGAGCGCTACCGCCCCTCTATGGACTCCTACCGTGCCCCCAGCCGCCAGGACATCtatggcccccagccccaggtgcGCGTTGGGGGCAGCAACATGGACCTCAACCACTTCCACCCTGAGCCCTATGGCCTGGAGGATGACCAGCGCAGTGTTGGCTTTGAGGACGTAGACTACGGGCTTATGTCTGACTACGGCACAGCCAGGCGGGCAGGGACCCCATCAGATGCGCGGCGGCGGCTCAG GAGCTATGAAGACATGCCGATGGACGAGGTGGCCCCTGACCGGTACTACTGGGCCCCCCTGGCTCAGCATGAGCGCGGCAGCCTGGCTAGCCTTGACAGCCTGCGGAAAGGAGGTCCAGCCCCCGGGAACTGGCGCCAGCCAGAGCTGCCGGAGGTGATAGCCATGCTGAGCTTCCGGCTGGACGCCGTCAAGTCTAATGCAGCTGCCtacctgcagcatctctgctaCCGCAACGACAAGGTGAAGACGGAGGTGCGGAAGCTGAAGGGCATTCCGGTGCTAGTGGGGCTGCTGGACCACCCCAAGAAGGAGGTGCACTACGGTGCCTGTGGAGCCCTCAAGAACATCTCTTTCGGCAAGGACCAGGACAACAAGATTGCTATCAAGAACTGCGATGGGGTGCCTGCCCTGGTGCGCCTGCTGCGTAAGGCCCACGACATGGACCTTACAGAGGTCATCACAG GAACACTGTGGAACCTGTCCTCGCATGACTCCATCAAGATGGCCATTGTGGATCATGCGCTACACGCCCTGACCGACGAGGTGATCATTCCCCACTCCGGCTGGGAACGGGAACCGAGCGAGGACTCAAAACCCCGCCACATTGAGTGGGAGTTGGTGCTCACAAACACCGCTGGCTGCCTTAG GAACGTGAGCTCAGAGCGCAGCGAGGCCCGTCGGAAGCTGCGGGAATGTGATGGGCTGGTGGATGCCCTGATCTACATCGTCCAGTCAGAGATTGGCCAGAAGGACTCAGACAGCAAG CTGGTAGAGAACTGTGTTTGCCTGCTGAGAAACTTGTCCTACCAAGTGCACCGTGAGATCCCCCATGCCGAGCGCTACCAGGAGACACCTCTGGCCCCTGCCAACAACACTGGGCCCCATCCTGCGAGCTGCTTCGGGGCCAAGAAGGGTAAAG ACGAGTGGTTCTCCAGAG GTAAAAAGCTCCCAGAAGACCCTGGTGCCGATACGGTGGATTTTCCCAAAAGAACAACTCCAGCCAAAG GCTATGAGCTGCTCTTCCAGCCAGAAGTGGTCCGGATATACATCTCCCTTCTAAAGGAAAGCAAGACTCCAGCCATCCTCGAGGCTTCGGCAGGAGCCATCCAGAACCTGTGCGCTGGCAGTTGGACG TATGGCCGGTACATCCGCTCAGCGCTGCGCCAGGAGAAAGGACTCTCCGCCATTGCAGACCTCCTGACCCACGACAGCGAGCGTGTGGTGAAAGCGGCATCTGGAGCCCTGCGCAACCTGGCTGTCGACTTGCGTAACAAGGAGTTGATAG GGAAACATGCCATCCCCAACCTAGTGAAGAACCTGCCTGGAGGCCAACAGACCCCGGCCAAAAACCTCTCTGAGGACACAGTAGTGTCGCTTCTCAGCACCATCAATGAAGTAATTGTGGACAACCTTGAGGCGGCCAAGAAGCTGCGGGAAACGCAGGGGATCGAAAAGTTGGTGCTGATCAACAAGTCTGG AAACCGCTCAGAGAGAGAAGTCCGAGCAGCCGCTCTCGTCTTGCAGACAGTCTGGGGATATAAAGAGCTGCGGAAGCCTCTGGAGAAGGAAGGCTGGAAGAAGTCAGATTTCCAG gtgaaCCTGAGCAATGCCTCTCGGACCCAGGGAGGCAACTCCTTTGATGACAGCACCTTGCCTCTCATTGACAGGAACCAAAAATCTG ACAAGAAATCCTCCCGGGAGGAGATCCAGATGAGCAACATGGGACCAG ACAACTATTCCACGCTTAACGAACGGGACCACAGCAGGACACTGGACCGGTCTGGTGACCTCAGAGATATGGAGCCAGTGAAGGCAGCGCCATTGATG CCGCTCGGTGGCCTCATCCTGGGGCAGCCCGGCCCCTTGGCCTCCTCAACCGCTGCACCTCCCTGCTCTGGGACCGATAACTCTTCTCCCtgtcctccaccacctccttcctCCAGAGAGTAA
- the CTNND1 gene encoding catenin delta-1 isoform X2 gives MDDSEVESTASILASVKEQEAQFEKLTRALEEERRHVSAQLERVRVSPQDAGLGLANGTLTRRHQNGRFLGDADLERQKYSDLKLNGPQDHSHVVYSTIPRMQDPGQIVEETYTMEEDPEGAMSVVSVETSDDGTTRRTETTVKKVVKTVTTRTVQQMPVGPDGLPLETSPVPSGYVQTMDRNFRKNGNGGPGGYLSQLGTATLPRNYHYPDGYGRPYEDGYPSSDHSYGSLSRVTRIDERYRPSMDSYRAPSRQDIYGPQPQVRVGGSNMDLNHFHPEPYGLEDDQRSVGFEDVDYGLMSDYGTARRAGTPSDARRRLRSYEDMPMDEVAPDRYYWAPLAQHERGSLASLDSLRKGGPAPGNWRQPELPEVIAMLSFRLDAVKSNAAAYLQHLCYRNDKVKTEVRKLKGIPVLVGLLDHPKKEVHYGACGALKNISFGKDQDNKIAIKNCDGVPALVRLLRKAHDMDLTEVITGTLWNLSSHDSIKMAIVDHALHALTDEVIIPHSGWEREPSEDSKPRHIEWELVLTNTAGCLRNVSSERSEARRKLRECDGLVDALIYIVQSEIGQKDSDSKLVENCVCLLRNLSYQVHREIPHAERYQETPLAPANNTGPHPASCFGAKKGKGKKLPEDPGADTVDFPKRTTPAKGYELLFQPEVVRIYISLLKESKTPAILEASAGAIQNLCAGSWTYGRYIRSALRQEKGLSAIADLLTHDSERVVKAASGALRNLAVDLRNKELIGKHAIPNLVKNLPGGQQTPAKNLSEDTVVSLLSTINEVIVDNLEAAKKLRETQGIEKLVLINKSGNRSEREVRAAALVLQTVWGYKELRKPLEKEGWKKSDFQVNLSNASRTQGGNSFDDSTLPLIDRNQKSDKKSSREEIQMSNMGPDNYSTLNERDHSRTLDRSGDLRDMEPVKAAPLMPLGGLILGQPGPLASSTAAPPCSGTDNSSPCPPPPPSSRE, from the exons ATGGACGACTCGGAAGTGGAGTCGACCGCCAGCATCCTTGCCTCTGTCAAGGAGCAGGAGGCACAGTTCGAGAAGCTGACCCGGGCGCTTGAGGAGGAGCGGCGCCATGTCTCAGCCCAGCTGGAACGAGTCCGGGTCTCCCCACAGGACGCTGGCCTGGGCTTGGCCAACGGCACGCTCACCCGGCGGCACCAG AACGGCCGTTTCCTGGGCGATGCTGACCTGGAGCGGCAGAAATACTCAGATCTGAAGCTGAACGGGCCGCAG GACCACAGCCACGTCGTGTACAGCACCATCCCCAGGATGCAGGACCCAGGCCAGATCGTGGAGGAGACGTACACCATGGAGGAAGACCCAGAAGGTGCCATGTCAGTCGTGTCTGTGGAGACATCAGACGATGGGACAACCCGGCGGACAGAGACCACG GTGAAGAAAGTGGTGAAGACTGTGACCACGCGGACAGTGCAGCAGATGCCGGTGGGGCCTGATGGGCTGCCCTTGGAAACCTCCCCTGTCCCCAGCGGTTATGTCCAGACCATGGACAGGAACTTCCGCAAGAATGGCAACGGGGGCCCCGGTGGCTACCTGAGCCAGCTGGGAACCGCCACCCTCCCTCGCAACTACCACTACCCTGATGGCTACGGCCGCCCCTATGAGGACGGCTACCCCAGCAGCGACCACAGCTATGGCAGCCTGTCCCGTGTTACCCGCATTGATGAGCGCTACCGCCCCTCTATGGACTCCTACCGTGCCCCCAGCCGCCAGGACATCtatggcccccagccccaggtgcGCGTTGGGGGCAGCAACATGGACCTCAACCACTTCCACCCTGAGCCCTATGGCCTGGAGGATGACCAGCGCAGTGTTGGCTTTGAGGACGTAGACTACGGGCTTATGTCTGACTACGGCACAGCCAGGCGGGCAGGGACCCCATCAGATGCGCGGCGGCGGCTCAG GAGCTATGAAGACATGCCGATGGACGAGGTGGCCCCTGACCGGTACTACTGGGCCCCCCTGGCTCAGCATGAGCGCGGCAGCCTGGCTAGCCTTGACAGCCTGCGGAAAGGAGGTCCAGCCCCCGGGAACTGGCGCCAGCCAGAGCTGCCGGAGGTGATAGCCATGCTGAGCTTCCGGCTGGACGCCGTCAAGTCTAATGCAGCTGCCtacctgcagcatctctgctaCCGCAACGACAAGGTGAAGACGGAGGTGCGGAAGCTGAAGGGCATTCCGGTGCTAGTGGGGCTGCTGGACCACCCCAAGAAGGAGGTGCACTACGGTGCCTGTGGAGCCCTCAAGAACATCTCTTTCGGCAAGGACCAGGACAACAAGATTGCTATCAAGAACTGCGATGGGGTGCCTGCCCTGGTGCGCCTGCTGCGTAAGGCCCACGACATGGACCTTACAGAGGTCATCACAG GAACACTGTGGAACCTGTCCTCGCATGACTCCATCAAGATGGCCATTGTGGATCATGCGCTACACGCCCTGACCGACGAGGTGATCATTCCCCACTCCGGCTGGGAACGGGAACCGAGCGAGGACTCAAAACCCCGCCACATTGAGTGGGAGTTGGTGCTCACAAACACCGCTGGCTGCCTTAG GAACGTGAGCTCAGAGCGCAGCGAGGCCCGTCGGAAGCTGCGGGAATGTGATGGGCTGGTGGATGCCCTGATCTACATCGTCCAGTCAGAGATTGGCCAGAAGGACTCAGACAGCAAG CTGGTAGAGAACTGTGTTTGCCTGCTGAGAAACTTGTCCTACCAAGTGCACCGTGAGATCCCCCATGCCGAGCGCTACCAGGAGACACCTCTGGCCCCTGCCAACAACACTGGGCCCCATCCTGCGAGCTGCTTCGGGGCCAAGAAGGGTAAAG GTAAAAAGCTCCCAGAAGACCCTGGTGCCGATACGGTGGATTTTCCCAAAAGAACAACTCCAGCCAAAG GCTATGAGCTGCTCTTCCAGCCAGAAGTGGTCCGGATATACATCTCCCTTCTAAAGGAAAGCAAGACTCCAGCCATCCTCGAGGCTTCGGCAGGAGCCATCCAGAACCTGTGCGCTGGCAGTTGGACG TATGGCCGGTACATCCGCTCAGCGCTGCGCCAGGAGAAAGGACTCTCCGCCATTGCAGACCTCCTGACCCACGACAGCGAGCGTGTGGTGAAAGCGGCATCTGGAGCCCTGCGCAACCTGGCTGTCGACTTGCGTAACAAGGAGTTGATAG GGAAACATGCCATCCCCAACCTAGTGAAGAACCTGCCTGGAGGCCAACAGACCCCGGCCAAAAACCTCTCTGAGGACACAGTAGTGTCGCTTCTCAGCACCATCAATGAAGTAATTGTGGACAACCTTGAGGCGGCCAAGAAGCTGCGGGAAACGCAGGGGATCGAAAAGTTGGTGCTGATCAACAAGTCTGG AAACCGCTCAGAGAGAGAAGTCCGAGCAGCCGCTCTCGTCTTGCAGACAGTCTGGGGATATAAAGAGCTGCGGAAGCCTCTGGAGAAGGAAGGCTGGAAGAAGTCAGATTTCCAG gtgaaCCTGAGCAATGCCTCTCGGACCCAGGGAGGCAACTCCTTTGATGACAGCACCTTGCCTCTCATTGACAGGAACCAAAAATCTG ACAAGAAATCCTCCCGGGAGGAGATCCAGATGAGCAACATGGGACCAG ACAACTATTCCACGCTTAACGAACGGGACCACAGCAGGACACTGGACCGGTCTGGTGACCTCAGAGATATGGAGCCAGTGAAGGCAGCGCCATTGATG CCGCTCGGTGGCCTCATCCTGGGGCAGCCCGGCCCCTTGGCCTCCTCAACCGCTGCACCTCCCTGCTCTGGGACCGATAACTCTTCTCCCtgtcctccaccacctccttcctCCAGAGAGTAA